One stretch of Spirochaeta lutea DNA includes these proteins:
- the queA gene encoding tRNA preQ1(34) S-adenosylmethionine ribosyltransferase-isomerase QueA, translating to MKTNNFSFNLPEHLIAQYPSDKRGTSRLLVANITPGSAPRMTHTRVEEISQHLPSGSLLIFNDSRVRKARIFGTNQKTGSRVEFLLVEETNDPTTWKAMANKSKKQREGTVYRFPQGVQGTIIGNDANLKLLQFSQPISDTYLDKNGHIPLPPYIDRTDEPLDETRYQTVYARADHTGSVAAPTAGLHFTPEILEALTAEGHTIAYVTLHVGLGTFLPVRTEDIEQHRMHTEHYSIPEKTAQLVNKAKEEGRPIIAVGTTSIRTLESAWDPRTQQLKSGMSKTGIFIYPGYSFQVINGIFTNFHTPESTLLMLVSAFAGLDAIKQIYATAVQLEYRFFSYGDAMLLL from the coding sequence ATGAAGACCAACAACTTCTCTTTTAATCTACCAGAACATCTCATTGCCCAATACCCGTCAGACAAACGGGGTACTAGTAGATTACTTGTAGCGAACATCACACCGGGTTCCGCTCCTCGGATGACCCATACTCGTGTTGAGGAAATTTCCCAACATCTACCAAGCGGTTCATTGCTTATTTTTAACGATTCCCGGGTGCGAAAGGCCAGAATATTCGGAACCAATCAAAAAACCGGAAGCAGGGTTGAGTTTTTGCTCGTGGAAGAAACCAATGACCCTACCACCTGGAAGGCTATGGCCAATAAATCAAAAAAGCAACGTGAAGGTACTGTTTACAGGTTTCCACAGGGCGTCCAGGGAACAATAATCGGAAATGATGCAAATCTGAAACTACTGCAGTTTTCACAACCGATATCGGATACCTACCTAGACAAGAACGGCCATATTCCGCTCCCCCCCTATATCGACCGAACTGATGAGCCCCTGGATGAAACACGCTACCAAACCGTCTATGCAAGAGCAGACCACACCGGATCCGTTGCCGCTCCAACGGCCGGCCTGCATTTCACCCCGGAAATCCTGGAAGCTCTAACGGCTGAAGGTCATACTATCGCATATGTGACCCTCCATGTCGGATTAGGAACCTTCCTCCCAGTCCGAACCGAAGACATAGAACAGCATAGGATGCATACCGAACACTATTCCATTCCGGAAAAAACAGCCCAGTTGGTCAACAAAGCAAAGGAAGAGGGTCGACCGATCATTGCCGTCGGCACAACATCTATACGCACCCTGGAATCCGCGTGGGATCCCCGTACCCAACAACTGAAGAGCGGCATGAGTAAAACAGGCATATTCATATATCCGGGCTACAGCTTCCAGGTGATTAACGGAATTTTTACTAATTTTCATACACCGGAATCTACGTTGCTCATGTTGGTAAGTGCCTTTGCCGGTTTAGACGCAATAAAACAG